The genome window gtctttcagtgctctgtcaaactcttcacgcagtatcgtatctcccatttcatcttcatctacatcctcttccatttccattatattgtcctcaagtacatcgcccttgtatagaccctctatatactccttccacctttctgctttcccttctttgcttagaactggttttccatctgagctcttgatattcatacaagtcgttctcttatctccaaaggtctctttaattttcatgtaggcagtatctattttacccctagtgggataagcctctacatccttacatttgttctctagccatccctgcttagccattttgcacttcctgtcgatctcatttttgagacgtttgtattcctttttgcctgcttcataaaaCATGATAGCAGTAACGATACCTTGCACAAATCGTACTGAGACGAAGTCATTTTGTTTAGTTCATGAACAATTTTGCCACGTTACTTGCGTTAAACACTACCTATCTTCACTTTTTCTGTGAGTTAACTGTTATGTGCATTTGGTCTTCATCGTTTGCTTGCTGCCTGTAACGACTTTTTAGGCACACATGCTCGTCTGTTTTAGGAAGGACCGATTATTGCGACTATTTTTTCTGATATTGTTTTTCTCTTGCTCTATATTTATGAGATGGTCTGTATGATGCTGTTAAATATATTCATATGTAGAAATACTGGTTTTATTCTTCCGACAGCAGTTATGCCActtacacattgctaaaaatttctaCTTGACGCTCTTATATCACCTACAATAGGAGCATTGTAGTCTTTGGCTTTCAGAACTTCGTTCTGCTTGTTTGCAGTGATCCTAAAaatttacctgtttattttacatgcGAAATAAATGCCAATTTCTTCATTACTTGTTTATGCGTGTAGGTCATTTTTATAACGTCCTTTTATATTGTGTGATACTGTAATCTTAAACAATTCTGTGTTCCAAAATGGACACATACAGAACACAGTTCCAACAAATATTGCTCAAAAACACTCTAAGATAGAAAACACGTCgcaccatgaaagaattatccgaatgggatgtcatgtacagacacagaaaaaagtgatgaatttagaATAATTTAATGATTTAGTCAAGAcatagagcttcacaaattgaacaactcAATAAAGTGTTAGTCCACCTCTGCCCAttaggcaagcagttattcggcttggcactaatCCACAGCTTCTACGTGTCCTCCTGACCAATATCGTGCCAATTTCTGTTCGACTGCGGCATTAGATCGTCAGAATCACGATGGGGTTAGGGTTGCCTGCCAGTAATGCTCCCAACGTTCCCGATTGGGGAGGGTTCCAGCGaacttgctggccaacgtaggttTTGGCAAGCGCAAAGACGGGCAGTGGActaatggggcgtagaatatcgccaaAGTGTCACtctgccgaggtggccgagcggttctaggcgttacagtctagagccgcgcgactgctccggtcgcaggttcgaatcctgcctcgggcatggatgtgtgtgatgtccttttgttagttagctttaagtagttctgagttctaggggactgatgacctcagaagttaagtcccatagtgctcagagccatctgaacaattcgAACCTAAAGGCCACAGATGGACCAGTGCGTTACTGATTTTCTCagtttgagaagctctttctctggaataaattgCTATCAtttatacgaagatggtatctgttcccgaaagaacagataccactcatGACCGTGCAGCTTGTGTAGATTAAAAATCGAAATTTTCGGGAACAGATAGCATCTTCATATAGTCAAAGgctacctggccattgaccttcttttgTTCGAATGCGCACGCCTTGCCCGAgctcttacgggactcgtcagcttagtctgccgcgagtaatgagtgaatgggcaaatatccatTACGAACaatacgaatgtaggttgtggacagttgggaatgtgggtctcacggggagcgtgcaaggaataagtccctgcagtcgaaatgtcctctgtgccctcggaggGTCAGATAGATAgtgcgtctaccatgtaagcaggagatctcaggttcgagtcctggtcgggatacacattttcaactgtcccctttgatgtatatcagcaacatctgtcggcagctaagggtttcgatttaattatcatgttATCATTTATGTGCCTGTACATGTACAGAACATCAGCACTACTCGAATAATTTCTCCGTGATGCGTCTTTTTGGATGTATGTAAGGATAGGATTCACAGTATATGTGGAATGTTTTGAAAGTGAGACTTACATCTTATGTGGCACTACCGTAAGGGTAGCTGTCGGAGAttggaaaatacagaaaaaaaagacCACCAATTCTAGAATGGTAATTGGTAATTTTATTAgcactcttgtttcaagttttaCATTACTTTCTCAACTGAGAAGGACGACTGAACGGAACTGCAGATGGTGGGAAGCAATGTATTAAAGCTGTATCTGCCCCTCCACATATCATTTATACATGTGAGGTGCGGGTTCACAGATTTTGGTTGATAAAGTCTATGAAAGCAGACACTCTGGTGAAGACGGAAGGGGCGCCGGGATATCCACACGACGGGCTAACTACCCCCCAGGACCCCACACCGATCACAATGCCATTCTGCGCCAGGGGTCCGCCTGAGTCACCCTGAAACACCGATACGAGATATGAAGGGTGAAGCTGTAATATCACATTATTTCTAGAAAAATAAAGCCCACCTGACTTCGAAAAGTGTTACAGCTAAGATTGTGGTGAACATAAGATAGGCGAATAAAAACGTATGCGAGTATACTCAATTTCATAGTCATTAGATGAATGCAAAATGAAGATAAGTTTTCTAGTATCTCTAGATCAGAGTTACTAAGTTAGAATACAGACGACATATTCTGGACCAACCGCGCAGAAATATTGCAAGCAACTACTTACACTGCAGACGGAGATGCCATCAAATAGCGGTCCTGTGCAGACCATGGTATCTGTAAGCGGATTGTCTCCAAACTCAAGGTCATCTATGTTTTGTCTGCATGTCTCGTAGTCGATGATGGTGACGTTGACAGTCTGCAGAATATCAGGGGTAGTGGCCGTCTCTGTTGCACCCCAGCCAGACATGACCGCCGCAGATCCTCCTACAAAAACGGAATCGTAGTCGTGGCAGACACAACGCTATGTCCTAATGAAGACGAAGTCAATCGAGGTTGGTCGTCGTTTTGGTGGGAGTGTTTACACGTAACTAATTTAATAATTGCAGACTTACTGGCATTTTCTGTACCGATAATATTGGAGACTGTTGTACCTTATAGGGTAGTGTACCTAGGAGGACATGACATAtcccggggccggccgaagtggccgtgcggttaaaggcgctgcagtctggaaccgcaagaccgctacggtcgcaggttcgaatcctgcctcgggcatggatgtttgtgatgtcattaggttagttaggttgaactagttctaagttctaggggactaatgacctcagcagttgagtcccatagtgcttagagccatttgaaccatttgaacatatcccGGTTGGTGTTCCAATTTAGTGATCACATAAGGAAATGTGAGTTGTGACGGAACAGTCATTTCTACAATAGAACAAGTAATATTCGCAAATTAACTAAATTTCATCAATGTGTTAACAATTATACGTATCTTGAAAACAGAAACTTGTGCTGGTTTCCAATAACCTCAGTTTCATAATGTACTTCACTTTTAAAAGGGTTGGATAATATTTCACTTAATTTGATTTCCCCTACTGATTACTGGTGTCTAGTGGaccaataatttaaaatttatgctTTTAAATGCAGTAATGAAAAAAATTTCCCTATAGCTgtacttttaaatttcaatagaatgtTTATTCCTGCATACAGGGATTGGTCAGAAATACGAAAACACCGCTAGAAAGACATTATTCAACGTAAATAGACTTTTTTTTTACACTAAGCGTGCCTGAGCAATGTCCTTATTACGTTGCGAAGTCATGATCTGAAAAATGTTACAAGTTGCTGTGAGTGCATTGTTTCTGAGCTAAGTAAATTGTTGGTGCTCTATTGTGGGTGCTTCCGTAAATAAGGAATCCGAAGTGTCTGCTCTTTCAAGGGGCACTTTATGGAAGGTTAGTACCTCATAAAGGGAAACACAAAAAAACATCATCACTAAGTGACAGcacggatgaaagtgtgtgttgagtaatcgtGACACATCGTTACTGAAGAGGTTTGCGGTGAAAAACAACAGAACGgtagctacaaaagtcactgcataACTAAATGTCGAaagctgtcagcaccaaaacaacacagagggagcttcataagcagggaactgcagagtGCATTGAAATTCGAAAACCACTtaccagtgatgcaaatgtccataacaggaaattgtggtgctgaagccataacaCCAGCACTATAGAGCAGTTGAAGGAAGTAATTTGGTCGGTTGACTCTCGTTTCACCTTGTTACCATCTTCTGCCCGAGTTTACGTCGCAGGAGTGAAGCTTGGCgtgcggccccggatcgaatccgcctggcggattaacgacgagggccggtgtgctggccagcctggatggggtttttaggcggttttccacatcccgctaggtgaatgccaCGCTAGTCCCTACGTTCCGCCTCAGtcacacgcgtcgcagacattcgaaacacgttcgcactatttcacgatctacactagatgcagacagctggggtacagtgATTCCATCCCTGTGGGgcacagggtggcggcaggaagggcatccggccacccctaaaactaaccttgcaaAATCCGTTGTGACCACGCCGACCCTGTGATAGCtacgggactatggcgtaagcgaaagaaagaaaacgaaagaagtGAAGCTTGGCGTGGGTTCAGtgagatctgggggggggggggggggggggggttgatgaggCACGCAatgaatccctctcctgtgccaacgtcttcatctcagggtagcacttgcaacctacgttcttagTTAGTTGCTGGATGCATTTCAATCTatatcttcccctacagtttttgtttttaccctctgcattaccctctagtaccgtggaagtcattccctcatgtcttaacagatgtcttaccagCCTGTCCcttttcagtgtttcccacatattactttcctctccgattctgtacagaacctcctcattcctaatcttaccagtccacttaattatcaacattcgcctgtagcaccacatctgaaatgctccgattctcttctgttccggttttgccaaaatccatgtttcactaccatacaatgctctgctccagacgtatattctcagaaatttcttcctgaaattaagtcgtaggtttgataccagtagacttcccttggacaggaatgcccttcttgccattgctagcctgcttttgatgtcctccatgtccgtccgtaattggttattttgctacttcATGACcgtcaatcctcatgttaagtttctcgctattctcatttctgctacttctcattagtttcgtcttccttcgatttactctcagtccatattctgtactcattagattgttcattccgttcaacaggccACGTAATGCTTCTTGACTTTTAGTCAGGATACCGATGGCATggccgaatcgtatcactgatgtcctttcaccttgaattttaattccatggcTGAATTATTTCCATgaatgcttcctcgatgtacaaattgaacagtaggggggaaagactgcatccctgtcttacactatttttaatcGGAGAGCTTCGTTTTTGatctttcactcttattattcgctcttggctcttgtacattttgtatattccccgtctctccgtatagcttacccctatttttctcagaatttcgaacatcttgcaccattttacattgtcgaacgctttttccaggtcgacaaatactatgaacatgtcttgatttttccttagactTGCTTGAAAACAATACAGGACCTTTAATTATCCAGTCCATTAGTTTCACTGCCAACGGTTTCTTTACACCGTAAGATGGTGATGTGTTGTGTTTTCGGTGTTTAAAATTTTTACCCACCCCTGTATGCGACTATGTTGTACCTTGTAACATGTTTCCAAATTTGGAAGAATCTTGCCTTTTTGGAGTAACTTCTGTAATTTCGGAAAATGACAGCAGCACACCGATTGAATGCCATTACTTATGTAATTGCAGTAAGGAAATGTACGAGCATCTAACTTCTATTACAGGTTTCGTTAATGACGAAAGTCTGGAAAGTGTTAGAAGGTACTATATTCTCCCTTACTTCAGTTTTCATTTCCAGGGACTCTCATAGCACAGTTAATAAATATTCTGAACTTAAGCTGAAAACATCGTTCTGATTGTGAAGCAACAGCTACGGTTCTTATTTTACATACCTTCAGGGAGTGAATCAGCGATGGGCAAGCCGATGATTTGGACGTAATCGTCGAGAGTGAGTGGGGATTGCAGCTTGAAGACGGCGATGTCGCTTGGAGCTACGACGGTACCGCTAAAGGAGAAACAAATCATTTTCTGCAAGCACTGGTATATGTTAGCTGCTTTCTCAAGTGTGTAAAAGTGATATATCAATCGGAacactaattttttttcaaacacgGGTTTACTATTAGAAATGTCACAGACAAAAATCATCACACGATTTGATATGACTATACTTCTGAAACTATTAAATATatagaatgaattttgttttttgatgaacggcaaacacaattttttttttcgcagCTTTTCATAGGGTTTCAATATTCCCTCCTTGAGATACAAGGATATGTCAACGCAATATTCAGATGGTTCCCAGACGGTGGTGGGTATGTCTGGagatacagcttccacagctgctgttatgcgttgtctcagttcattcattgttgttgctaaTAGAGGCACAGAAAGAGAGCCTTTTATAAGCCAACACGAGAAACAGTCACATACAGTAGGGTCCGAtgaccttggagaccagtaatggaaagctgaatcatttggtccagtgcgacagaTCCATAGTTCAGTAatcgtttgatttaaaaattccggcACTTCCAGGTACCAGTGCGGCGGTGCCCAATCCTGTTGGTAAATGGAGTCGTTCtagtcagtctccaactgtgggtaaagaaagttctcaagcacaaGGAGATACGTGCTTActgcaacagtgttctcggcaaagaataGAGGACCATACACCTttccccgtgaaactgcacaaaacaacattaaattttggagagtccctctcatgttgtacaacttcatgtggttgttcggtACCCCATACTTTCACATTATAACGGTTCACCTTCCCATTAAATAGAATGTTGCCTCGTcgctaaacactaagtgtggaagaaaactgtcatgctccatctcgccaagaacgaaattacggaaCTCCACGGGGCGTTATTTGTCTCCTGCGGACTCCTTTTGAAACTACGGCGGTCGCGTTCTACGTCTGTGTCAGGAACTCGGTGACGGCCGGgacatttgcctttacacaaacaacctgttactCGGAATtgctcatgccatcgtctaatgctgtgtgctgtaggaggatgcacgccatacctagtacgaaagtcaagcTGATCGATTATTACTGACCTGtatt of Schistocerca serialis cubense isolate TAMUIC-IGC-003099 chromosome 2, iqSchSeri2.2, whole genome shotgun sequence contains these proteins:
- the LOC126455799 gene encoding trypsin-1-like, translated to MLHLQVRRCQCVVYPTLDPLGASLWPGGASSGDTTPPEAVAGENDLSTSEGSEQEIRVSEQIVHPDYPGGTVVAPSDIAVFKLQSPLTLDDYVQIIGLPIADSLPEGGSAAVMSGWGATETATTPDILQTVNVTIIDYETCRQNIDDLEFGDNPLTDTMVCTGPLFDGISVCSGDSGGPLAQNGIVIGVGSWGVVSPSCGYPGAPSVFTRVSAFIDFINQNL